Genomic DNA from Sphingomonas hankookensis:
CGACGAGCTGGTCATCGCCTATATGCAGCCGCAAGCGCCCGCCGGCCTGCCCGACCCCGGCGTACCGGTGCGGGAGGTGTTCGTGCCGGGAGACCCGATGCCGCTGGCCGAAGCGCGCAACGCCGCCGCTGCGACCGCGCGGGGCGAGCGGCTGATCTTCCTCGACGTCGATTGCGTGCCCTCGCCGACCTTGGTCGAACGCTACGACCAGGCATTGGACACCGCGCCCGGCGTCTATCTGGGCGAGGTGCGCTATCTGCCGCCCGGCCCCTTCGATCCGGCGAAGGGCGTCCGCCACCCGGCCAAGCCGGCGCTGTCCGACGACGAAACCCGCCCCGTCCCCAGCCATGGCGAGCTATGGGGCCTGTCCTTCGCCCTGCCCCGTTCGGCATGGGACGCGGCAGGCGGCATGGACACCGGTTATGTCGGCTATGGCGGCGAGGAAACGGATTTCGCCTGGCGGCTGGCAGCCGCCGGCATCCCGATGGCGTGGGTCGGCGGCGCGGTGGCGTTTCACCAGCATCACCCCGTCCACATCCCGCCGCTCCACCAGTTCGACGCGATCCTGCGCAACGCCACCCGCTTCCGCGCGCGCTGGGGGCGGTGGTGCATGGATTATTGGCTGGGCCAGTTCGCACAGGCTGGACTGATCCGGTGGAGCGCCGACAGCGACACGATCGACCGCCTGCGCGCGCCGACGCTGGCGGAAATCGCCGCCAGCCGGCGTGAGGATGCGCTGTTCAGCTAGTTACCTCTCCGTCACCCTCCCTTCTTCGTACCCCCGCGCAGGCGGGGGTCCAGGGTAACGAAGCGCGGCGCTTGAGGCTCTGGACCCCCGCCTGCGCGGGGGTACGGCCATGCTTGAACGAGCCGATAATTCTCCATCAAATCTGCACAACCCCTCCCTTCGCGATCCATATCGCCCTGCGATACCCTCCGGCAGAGACCGCGAAAGGACCGCCCATGACCCGTTCGATCAACCCGCACCTGCTCGGCTGGAGCGCCGCCGCCGCGCTGCTCGCCGTGCCGTTCGTCGCCGGCGCGCCATGGACGCCCGCCGACTATGTCTTCGCGGCCGTCATGCTCGGCGTAGCAGGCGGCGCGATCGAATTGGGCCAGCGCGCGTCGACCGGCCTTGCCTATCGTGCAGGCACGCTGGTCGCGGTCGCCGCCGCGTTCCTGCTGGTGTGGATCAACGCGGCGGTCGGGTTCTTCGGCAGCGAGGATAAAGACGTCAACGCGGTCTTCGGCCTCGTCCTGCTGGTCGCGGTCGGCGGTACGCTCCTCGCCCGCCTCCGCCCCCGTGGCGTCGCCCGTGCCATGGCCGCCACCGCCGTGACGCAGTTCGCGATCGGGCTGACCGGCATCGCCGCCGGCTGGGCTGCGCCCAACCCGGTCGGCGTTCGCACGACTCTGGGCGGCACAGCCTTCTTCTGCG
This window encodes:
- a CDS encoding glycosyltransferase family 2 protein; this translates as MISVCTLVRGRTAQLANLLWGIAAQTRKPDELVIAYMQPQAPAGLPDPGVPVREVFVPGDPMPLAEARNAAAATARGERLIFLDVDCVPSPTLVERYDQALDTAPGVYLGEVRYLPPGPFDPAKGVRHPAKPALSDDETRPVPSHGELWGLSFALPRSAWDAAGGMDTGYVGYGGEETDFAWRLAAAGIPMAWVGGAVAFHQHHPVHIPPLHQFDAILRNATRFRARWGRWCMDYWLGQFAQAGLIRWSADSDTIDRLRAPTLAEIAASRREDALFS